GGTAAAATTgggtggaaaaaagaaaaggcacaAGCACTGTTTGGACATAATTTGCTGAGAGGGGGATGAACAGATAAAGCTGAGGGAAGCTGATAAACCCTGATGCTATGCTACAGAGCAGGGGCTCGAAAGCCAAGACGCCTTGATGTTTCAGAATGAGAAGGATTTAAAACAGTCAGTAACGCTCCTGTAACAATAAAGCAGTAAATGTGCTCAATGGAATAACCTAAAGTTATCAGTTTaactattaaattattaatagaCCCATTTCTCTGATACGTCGGTCAGAGTCCCCCCATCGAGATTTGTTTCCCCACAGCACAACAGCTCCACCAGATAACTAATGATACCCCAACACTACTTCTCTGTTCAGTAATTAGGGGGTTATTGTGGCTAATGCTAAAACGCTAATAAAAGTTGGATCCAGACTAAAGCAGAAACTAGTCAGAACCCGTTTCATCCTACCCTGCTGAATCTAGTTAATCACCACAGAGAATAAGATGCAAAATGGCTGGAAACAGAAACTGAACAGATCTGCAGCTGGAAACATTTGGATGGACCGGGCCCTCgtttaaactgtaaaaacatctaTTTCCAACTAATTCCACAACTGAAACCAACTTATATAAAAGGATATTAACACCTCTTCTAAGTGTCATCCACTCTGTCGTTTTGCTATACAGGAAACTGAcacttaaaagtttttttttctttcctctttggAGCCTGAACTTCCCACTACTTAATGGTTTTGCTCAAGTGAAAACAATGACAATTTGTCACACTGCAATTGTTCTTTTTAATCTTTGTTAGAAATAATCCTACGCTTTTAAAAAAGTCACCACGGTTGAAAATGGTTTAAAGTGTATTTTCTTTACTATCAGTTTTGAGTTAGAAATTTGATCACCATGACAACCCTAGTTAGaataaacctttctgttgataTCTTTTGGTAAACACTAAAAGCTGCTAGTGTTTACTTGTAATTAAATCACATTATTTCCCcaagataaaattaaaaaaaataaaaacgatTAGAGATTAATATGTGAACACTTCTTTCAATATTTAatggggtgtcctaattttCTACAAGGCGGTATATCTTctaataataaacaaacagtCATCATGTTATGAAAGGTTACATCTTCTGCCTCCAGAGTGAATGGACAACCCTGAGCTTCACTAATAGAATCACAAGAACCACCTTTGACACTGCGAATAATCTCCTTAAAAAGGAGCTGGTCATTCATATGAAGCAAgcaattttttttctgtgaaggaAGCTAGAAGCAATGACTTCATGCCGATtctctgtacttttatcactaATTGGTCCTACCTGATGTCATCATCAGTCACCACAAACGCTTTGCAGAGAGGCTGTGCTGTGTTCAGCCAGACTCCAGGGTTTTTCTCCACTGCAGCAGTGAGCTGGCCGGTGATGGGAGCTGGGCTAGTGTGCAGGGCACTGGCGATGGCAGAAAGCAGTGTTTTGTCAGAACACACAGGCCCGACacctgaggagaaaaaaaacaagactggcTCAGGTCAAGCTATAGAAAATGCTTATTTTGAACCACACCTCCTGGGCATGTTAGGAAAGCTGTCCTCACCCTGTAAGCCTTTGGGAAGGTCCATCGTTTTCACCAGCTCTTCTGCTATGTCAAATGCATTTAACCCACTCAACTTCCTCTCCCAGAACAGCTAAAAAGAGAGGCAGATGTTAGACCTCGGATGCAAACTAATATGCTCCTTATTCAgggcaacatttaaaaaaatataatgtatttatttcctcCATCTTCTAACTTACTTGTTTTGGTTGGTCCACCGCTTTCTGAGGGTCTGTTTTCACCTTGTTGTTGGGATGGTTTGTTATCTTAGTCACTGGCTGTTTGAAAATGGAAGCCGTCTGTCTAACAGGGAGTGTTGTGTTTAAATCAGGCTTGACCTGCAGGAGAAATGGCATGAGCGACTGGGCAAAACCGGAACCAGCTTTCATCCATTTCATAAcacataataaaaacacaacagcatAAGGCGTTTGTAGGAAGTAAATGTGAAGTTGGTAGAATGACTTCTCCATTGTTAGTCCATTTTTGCTAGTACCAACCTGGGGATAAGTGtggtgcaatttttttttttttaatctacacAGGTTGTttataaatattacataaaactcTGAATATTGTTGTGCAAGGCAAAAacacaatacaaaaataaatgcaaatcaagcaaataaaagaaaaatgcagatcAATATTTAGTGTTTTTACTCTTTTAAACCATAATTGGTTCCAATAGTTACACTAACACAAAATCATGGATT
This genomic interval from Girardinichthys multiradiatus isolate DD_20200921_A chromosome 6, DD_fGirMul_XY1, whole genome shotgun sequence contains the following:
- the mbd3a gene encoding methyl-CpG-binding domain protein 3a, yielding MERKSLPVKRILNKPQIFRSDLRTDVNAGQSRAGRSLQAKVQRSRHKHLYDGNHQIKVKPDLNTTLPVRQTASIFKQPVTKITNHPNNKVKTDPQKAVDQPKQLFWERKLSGLNAFDIAEELVKTMDLPKGLQGVGPVCSDKTLLSAIASALHTSPAPITGQLTAAVEKNPGVWLNTAQPLCKAFVVTDDDIRRQEDLVQNVRRRLEEALMADSLAHIEDVTADEAVDKVEKTTQLLEKEEL